CAACATCGCAAGATCAGCATCGCGAGAGCAGCATGACGCTAGCCAACATCGTAAGATTAGATAATGTATAATGAAAGGATCATAAGTAATATCTCAAGTTTGAATCCTATCACTCGCCTCTTGTCACGATACACAGTGTGGTGTGTCACCATACACAGTGTGGTGTGTCACCATCCACAGTGTGGTGTGTCACCatccacagtgtggtgtgtgtcaccatccacagtgtggtgtgtgtcaccatccacagtgtggtgtgtgtcaccatccacagtgtggtgtgtgtcaccatccacagtgtggtgtgtgtcaccatccacagtgtggtgtgtgtcaccatccacagtgtggtgtgtgtcaccatccacagtgtggtgtgtgtcaccatccacagtgtggtgtgtgtcaccatccACAGTGTGGTGTCACCTAACCTAACTGGAGCCCAACCAGTGCCACAGTGAAcaagcaaccctccccccctcttggACCAGTGCCACACATTATCAGCTGAAGCCGTTAGCACCAATGGCCGGGTTTTACAGACCAGTTAACGTCTTGCAAGATCTGCAACTCTGTTAAGTTCTTGCATGTTTTACACTCCAGACTCTCTCTCAAGGTCCTGTGCCAAAGTTAATTACTTCCAGATATTCCATGCGGGAGGAGGCGTCCAGACCAGGCACCAGTCTGGAGCAGTTACTGTCATTACCAGCGAATCTTTTCCATATTTTTCGCTTTAAGCCGAGTTCTATTGACGGAGAATTGTcaatggcagtagtggagtgggACGGGGCATAACTGGAGGGAGACGGGGCATAACTGGAGGGAGACGGGGCATAACTGGAGGGAGACGGGGCATAACTGGAAGGTCCTGGTCATAACTGGAGAGTCTGGGTCATAACTGGAGAGTCTGGGTCATAACTGGAGAGTCTGGGTCATAACTGGAGAGAGGATGGGTCATAACTGGAGAGTCTGGGTCATAACTGGAGGGAGGATGGGTCATAACTGGAGAGTCTGGGTCATAACTGGAGGGAGGATGGGTCATAACTGGAGGGTCCGGGTCATAACTGGACGGTCCTGGTCATAACTGGAGGGTCCTGGCTATAACTGGAGGGTCCTGGATATAACTGGAGGGTCCTGGCTATAACTGGAAGGTCCTGGTCATAACTGGAGGGTCCTGGTCATAACTGGAGGGTCCTGGCTATAACTGGAGGGTCCTGGCTATAACTGAAGGGTCCTGGTCATAACTGGAGGGTCCTGGCTATAACTGAAGGGTCCTGGTCATAACTGGAGTGTCCTGGCTATAACTGGAAGGTCCTGGCTATGACTGGAGGGTCCTGGCTATAACTGAAGGGTCCTGGTCATAACTGGAGGGTCCTGGTCATAACTGGAGGGTCCTGGTCATAACTGGAGGGTCCTGGTCATAACTGAAGGGTCCTGGTCATAACTGGAGGATCCTGGTCATAACTAGAGGGTCCTGGCCAtacctcggggaggggggggggaggtagttaCAACTGGAGCAGCGGCAGACAGTATATTAAGGTGAATGAACCTGGAACTTGTGATATCTAAGACTTAGTGTATAAGAACAGTCTGACTTATACAAGTGTTGTTACAGGGCTCTACACTGACTTATACAATCATTATACAATAACTTCAACAGCTTTATTGCCAGACATTCCTTGTTTTATACTTATGTCCTAAGTCCGCATTATGAGCCGGTTACTCTTGCAACACGGCCCGGTTACTCTTGCAACAAAGAGCCGGTTACTCTTGCAACAAAGAGCCGGTTACTCTTGCAACAAAGAGCCGGTTACTCTTGCAACAAAGAGCCGGTTACTCTTGCAACAAAGAGCCGGTTACTCTTGCAACAAAGAGCCGGTTACTCTTGCAACAAAGAGCCGGTTACTCTTGCAACAAAGAGCCGGTTACTCTTGCAACAAAGAGCCGGTTACTCTTGCAACAAAGAGCCGGTTACTCTTGCAACAAAGAGCCGGTTACTCTTGCAACAAAGAGCCGGTTACTCTTGCAACAAAGAGCCGGTTACTCTTGCAACAAAGAGCCGGTTACTCTTGCAACAAAGAGCCGGTTACTCTTGCAACAAAGAGCCGGTTACTCTTGCAACAAAGAGCCGGTTACTCTTGCAACAAAGAGCCGGTTACTCTTGCAACAAAGAGCCGGTTACTCTTGCAACAAAGAGCCGGTTACTCTTGCAACACGGCCCGGATACTCTTGCAACACGGCCCGGTTACTCTTGCAACAAGGTATTGATAGCGTTTCCAACTACTTTTTATGAACTTTATCCGAGCCAACTGCAGAGAAAATTCCGAATAAACTGTTAATGGTTCAGGTCCGTGAACTACCAATAGGTAATGATGATTCATCTAGTTACATCATTATCCTCATGTCCTGTTCCTCGATACATCGCTTCCTCGTTATcacatatttttatttatttcttcttcaatcATCTTGAATATTTCATTACCTCTTGTTTAGGTAATTGTTGGCGGTGACTTTTATGGCAGCATCTTTCACTCTCCATTATATAACTGGGCAGTCTTGCTCCTATGTCTTATACCAGATCTTATCTTGTCTTATAATTGTTTTTAACTTAACTCTGTTCTTCTTTCATCTGTTTgtcactgtctctctgtctctgtctctctgtctctgtctctgtctctgtatctctctctctctgtctctctctctctctctgtctctctctctctctgtctctctctctcttcccccccccccgatgTAATGCACGTATGCTCCCTTTCAGGAAGATAAATATATTTCCCACTCTTGTTCTTTCCTACATTTTTCATAAGGGCAAATTTGAAGAATGTTATCATAGTGTAAGAGGCAATTTAGCTCGGTGAGATATTTTCATCAATGAGAAACATTGAATTTGTCGAGAAAAACTGAAAGAAAAGATACATTTTCGTGTTGTTTCTGTTGCAAGATGGACCGTCGTGATGGCAGAAGAAAATCAGAAACTGGCGTCGTTGTAACAACTTCTCCAGTTACGGTAAATTGTTACGTCGGTCAATCGGAAACTGGACGAGCAAAACTTGGACTGGGCTTCGAATTATGGGCCAATCTGAAGCTTCGACTCTCAGCAGTGGAACTTAGAAAACAGAGAAAGGTTCCCCCTTcccatcatctctctctctctctctctcgctactccattcacacacacacacacacacacacacacacacacacacacacacacacacacacacacacacacacactgcgtcatataatagagcccaataggctcaggaacctgtacacctgttgattgacgattgataggcgggaccaaagagccagagctcaacctccgcaagcaccattaggtgagtacactaaccCCTGTAAGCGCCATCATTTTTTTACCCGTAAGTAAAAGAAAAAGTTAAAATTGatgtaaataataaaaataaaaatgagaaTTTCATCGCGACGTCACCCCCTTCCCCGCCACTCGTCAGAGACCGACTGTGAACGACCAGTGTAAGATTATTAACACCAAGATgacagaaaacaccgaccttacctaaccttcttagtacgttaagataagcatcttattgcttcgtaattacaattattacttaacctattataggtatacgttaggtaaggtcggtgttttctatgaagcttttcaaggtaaactagtatgtttagtatgtcacatatgcacgtatttaataagtcaatattgactgtaagaaagtgcgagaacgggttgagttgTGATCGGAATGACGAGCGCGTCGCTCTGCAAACTAGGTTAAAGCACCAGGCGGTGTAGCCAGCAAGTGGATGGGTGACCACTTAGCTGGAGGCATCGCGGCAGGCCAAAGAAGCTTTTTGACCTACAATGgcgttctttcaccctatgtccctgttacctaacagtgaaataggtacctgggtgttagtcagctgtcacgggctgcttcctgggggtggaggcctggtcgaggaccgggccgcggggacactaaaagccccgaaatcatctcaagataacctcaagaaccgcACCAAGATATGGACACGAAGCTGCAGGTAATTATATATATTGCTGTAACCCGCAGATAGTGACCCGGATGGTGAAGAAGAGTGACGACCGAGGGGTTGGGACTGAGGCAAACTTTTAGAGACTCAGGAGTTCACGAAGAGGAGAACAGACGATGCACGACcagggggtcagattcacgaagcagttaagcaagcacttacgaacctgtacatcttttctcaatctttggccgctttgtttacaattattaatcagttaatgagctccgaaggaccaggaggctgtttatgacaataacaacagttgatttggaAGTTTttttgcttgtaaactgtttaataaatgtaaccaacgccgtcaaagattgaggaaagatgtacacgttcgtaagtacttgcgtaactgcttcgtgaatctggccccctgggatATTCTTGACCCCAGACTAACTCCGTACTTTAAGGGGCCCGGTACATGAGAAGTATTTTTCCAAGTATGAAAAATAGTGACAAATTTTAAACAAATTTCCCGTTATTTGGATTTAGCTTCGTGAAAATTACAGCCCAATTTGTTAAGAAATTAATTTTTTACGAATTTTGTAGCAATAAATGCGTGCGCGACGGTAACAAGCGGTGCTGATAATAACCATAACACCAATTTACTGGCAGTCAGGTATAAAGAGATGCATGTGCCTGTCTGACGCACAAAGAAGACGgcactaggggctcaccatagcccgtgctacttggaactttgttccaggtagcgaatctttaacaacatttaACAACAAGCACAAAGAAGACAAGCAGTTGGAGAAGGTCTACACATAGAATATGCCGCTGGTGCCTCCTGGAGGGCCagatttcacacataataatatattagattattattatgctgtattgtattatatattatataaatacattgctcggtggcaatatttcttatgtctcTTTGTACAAAAAGATGAtaaccttttttttattattagttTTCTTTTTTCTCTTATGTTTCTATGAGGATTTTcttgtgacttctacatcttggagaatgcatatccggcactaagcatgtgaagttgGAACGAAAGTTAGAACGAAATCAACATAttaatcagccacaggtggcagaaatTGTGACTTCTATTTATTTTTTGGCTGAtttatttacagatttcaaactattCTCTTTGTCTATTTACGTTGCATTGATGAATAAGGACCAGATGAGGgccttatcacttatatatggGCAACATGTttactgcaatatatatatatatgtttcgttacaagaacataagaatgaaggtaactgaagaaggcatattggcccatacgaggcagctcctatttatatccacccaatctcattaatatatacagtatgtctaacctactGATGGACAGTTAAGGACCCCAGTGTCTGTTTTACCGTTATCCTTAACGTATCGCTATATTTGTTTTTTGGGGGTTatattttcttgacttcatttcaacacatattgacttaAAACTTTCACATATTagagtacgaatgccaagcaatCTTAATTAAAAATTACAAGACATGTTATAAATTCGAAGTACTGTATTCATTGTCCAGAAGTTTAACTGAATTTTTCAGTATGaacagaatttttaacttcaagacacCTATAAAAATATCAGTTTCTgaacgattctcaccatttttacatattatgtgcaaagttcttaggCCTAAAGTTTCTTAAGGCTCATTTAGTCATAAGGCCATAACGTTTGGACTTAAACAAATTTTACGTCTAAATTTTGCACATACTTGGCAAGCCACATTgaaaaaatgttttacagtaaactatactctcaTATAATACTTTTCCATTAAGAACATGAAtgttatatgccattctgagaccatactgagtaaaatataaaTTGGTGACATTTTACTATTTTTTAAAGCTAAtttgaaattgttattttttttctGTCCATTGTATGATGTTGGTTCATTAGggaaagttggagcatttaccatgaagATATTACACACACAAAATAGAGCGTGTTTGAGGAAATTTTGGAACACATGCACCGGGCCCCTTAAACTGTTTGTTGGCCAAACAGTAACAGAAAAGAGGCGGAGTATCAGGATGAATGAGCCGGCTGCATCAGGCTCTTACGTTTAGCAAACAAAACCAGTAACCTGCATGACATCCGGCCAAAATATGGCATAGCTTGTAATAATAGCCTAAGTTCTGATGTTCTGAGAGCGTGAGCTCTGACTTCAATATCGTGACTTCGTGACATCAGGTAGGCAGACTAGCGTAGGTATTGACGTCTTTTACTTATAGTGGTTAAaaaaaactctacccattgtttcgaaaaaaaaaatcgtttCCAGTACAAaatgacccatggcgagatcttcAGCCGTGTGACAGGTGGGGTTATAGCGAGAGCTCGAACCTGCTGCTGGGCGGCATGGAAATGAGCGGTGAACTATTACACAATGATGTAATAGTTCACCAGTGTGTAATAGTTCAACCGTGAACTTGTTATGCTGCGCTTGTAAGGTATTGCAATTTTTCAATAGTGCCTATCATTTGTTAGTCCTTTGATCAGTGGCGTAGTTCGTTCAGTTCTATGAATATTTTGTgtagtttgtgtctgtgtgtgtgtgtattcacctagttgtattcaccaagttgtgcttgcgggggttgagttctgctctttcggcccgcctctcgactgtcaatcaactggtgtacagattcctgagcctactgggctctgtcatatctacatttgaaattgtgtatggagtcagccttcaccacatcacttcctagtgcattccatttattaactagtttgacactgaaaaaattctttctaacgtcgctgtggctcatctgggtactaagtttccacctgtgtccccttgttcgtgtcccacctgtgctgaaagtttgtctttgtccaccatgtcaattcccttgagaattttgtaggtggttatcatgtctccccctactcttctgtcttccagggatgtgaggttaagctcctttagcctttcctcgtagctcattcctctgagTTCCGGGACGgaactcagtgtgtgtgtgtgtgtgtgtgtgtgtgtgtgtgtgtgtgtgtgtgtgtgtgtgtactcacctaggtgtgcttgcgggggttgagctctggctctttggtcccgcctgtcaaccgtcaatcaacaggtgtacaggttcctgagcctattgggctccatcatatccacacccgtgcgtgtgtgtgtgtgtacatgttcaTGTCCATGTTAAGAAAAGCTTAATCAAATATAGCGGTAAAACTTAAACATTTCAACAAAAATATGGAAGGAGTGTGTGAGCGAGGAGGCGCGTGTAGAAGCCAGGAATATAGGCAGCAGGATGCACTACCACTTGGCCTGCTTGTGGGAGGAAAGCTCCGATGAGCTGCTTATCCCACGATGATGACTGAGCCGGCAAGAAAGGATGCACCAGGCCAGGAAGGAGGCTCCCGGGGGTGAGCCTGGGCAGGAAGCGAGGGCCAACAGGCAGAAAGGACATGTACAGGAAGAGGAAGGACATTAGAAAACAACCCAGTGTGAAGGAAGTGGGAGAGACTATCCTGAGGGACCAACAGGGAAGGAACATCCTGATGGAGAACCGGCAGAAGGAAAGGAAAGTCGGTGGGAGGGAGAAGCAAGGGTGAAGGAGAGAGAAGAAGGGGTAAAGGAGCGTTCGGGGATTGGGGGTGGGAGGAGAGAAAACAATGATGAGGGACTaagaagagaggaagaaagagcGTGACCCTACCACTAATGAAGATAGGAATTCAACAGATAAAGAAAAGGAGAGGGggaaggcgccaagccattatgactatagtagtagtaggcatccttttgACTTgatagactatggagttgtgctctggatgTAAGTCCTGGTGTAGCGTCCCCACACTGAGAACAAGTGAAgtctgattctggtctgtcttcctggctaccggctttccttctctgtctctttgcctccgactgCTTGGCAAGTGTCTCTTCGAACCTGGAGAGACCTTACCGAACAGACTGTCCCCAGGCTGATCAATCGCCAGTGTTTCCCACGTAGCAAGATCGACGCCCatagctttcaggtccctcttgcatacgtctttgtaccgtagctgagtATTGCCTGTCAGACGCTTTCCCTGAGTCAGCTCTTCGTACAGGaggtccttggggatcctgccgtcgcccattatcGCCATGTGCCCGAGCCAGCACATTCGTCTCTGCTTCAGCATTGTGTTCATGCTggcgattcttgctctcccccagGCCTGCTGTTgtgtgtcaccttgtcctgccaggtaatGTCCAAGATTTGTCGGAGGCAGCATAAGTGGTAGGCGTTGAGTTGTCTTTCCTGTCAGGTGTagtgtgtccaagactcactgccatataggagagtgctcaggacatagACTCTGTAAACCTGGATCTTTGTATACCCAGTCAGCTTATTGTTGGCCCACAATCTTTTTGTCAGTCTGTACACGGTTTTAGATGCCTTATCGATGCATTTTGCTTAGCTTCGTgttgagagagagggagtcagagattatgGAGCCCAGGTAAATAAAGTGAACATGCTATGTTCAGCCCCTACCATCTCTAACCCCTTTAGTATTTCATTTACTGCTGTTCTGTTCTTATCGTTCAATTCTGGCCTGTTGGAGCCATCCTGCTCTGTAATACCCACGGTTATCActtatctttttctttccagcagctcgcTAGtggatcttgctgcttcctgtgaggtggctactTTCATGACTACCTCCCTTactgtggacattacttccttgttcttttttagcatttctgcaaatgttgcttataCAATGGCATTCCTTTCCAATGTACCATTTCCACCTCCTCTTTGGATAATTATCTGGGTCTTAACCTCAGTattgttctctttgagggttttATTCttttcctttgctgctgtcagctcgctttgcaggtCACGTATGTACCTGCCAGCGTACCCTCCACACGTACCCTCACGTCCGTACCGGCGAGCAAGCGGGTACGATCCCAAGTCCAATAACCGTACACAGACGAACGTATATATTCACACGGAATACAAAAAATCCTCTGGAATCGTTGTGCAAGATGAATTAAGGAGAGATAAGCGCGGGTTAATGACATATACgaccaaaccattgccagagaaagCTGAGACAATCTCCTGATTACACTGACTTCGAGCCGCTGCTGCTTCAGTTCATCCATAAGAACAAAGTGCCCCCCAAAAGTTCACAACTTGGAAAGTTTTTGGATATTTTCCAAGACAATTTCAGCTTGCGAGTGAAAGAATTAGAAGAGTTAATCTCCCTTCTGTTGCAATTTACTTTAATTAAGTACTTAACTCTTGTTAGTTCCAATTACTTACAGAACGGCAAAAGTTTCCTTTAGAGTCATTTGCTAGTGTATAAAAAACTTTGTTGTGACGCGTTCAGACACCGTGAGTGTGGGCCGCGAGGTCAGGACGCAGGGGCCAGGACGCAGGGGGCCAGGACGCAGGGGTCAGGACGCAGGGCCAGGACGCAGAATCAGGACGCAGGGGCCAGGACGCAGGGGTCAGGACGTAGGGCCAGGACGCAGGAACCAGGACGCAGGGCCAGGACGCAGAATCAGGACGCAGGGGTCAGGACGCAGGGGCCAGGACGCAGGGAACAGGACGCAGGGACCAGGACGCAGGGGTCAGGACGCAGAGCCAGGACGCAGAATCAGGACGCAGGGGCCAGGACGCAGGGGTCAGGACGTAGGGCCAGGACGCAGAATCAGGACGCAGGGGTCAGGACGCAAGGGCCAGGACGCAGGGGTCAGAACGTAGGGCCAGGACGCAGGAACCAGGACGCAGGGGTCAGGACGCAGGGAACAGGACGCAGGGACCAGGACGCAGGGGTCAGGACGCAGAGCCAGGACGCAGAATCAGGACGCAGGGGCCAGGACGCAGGGGTCAGGACGCAGGGGCCAGGACGCAGGGAACAGGACGCAGGGACCAGGACGCAGGGGTCAGGACGCAGAGCCAGGACGCAGAATCAGGACGCAGGGGCCAGGACGCAGGGGTCAGGACGTAGGGCCAGGACGCAGGAACCAGGACGCAGGGCCAGGACGCAGAATCAGGACGCAGGGGTCAGGACGCAAGGGCCAGGACGCAGGGGTCAGAACGTAGGGCCAGGACGCAGGAACCAGGACGCAGGGCCAGGACGCAGAATCAGGACGCAGGGGCCAGGCTTCAGGATGAACATTACTGACCGGTAAAACTTAccattgttcaggaacagtcacaGTTGTGTTGTGGCCGAGGCTTTATCACCATCAATTATTTAATAAGATCAATTATCAAATCatcaaaaaataatatatataattaccttAAAGTGGCTCCCACACGGCGTACGTGGCTTGCTGTCCCGTCTGTCCTCTTTAATCTGtttatttctctctctcgctcttcttctcctctctttctctctctcactcttcttcttctctctttctctctctcactcttcttcttctctctcattCATTCTCTCTTATTGTCTCTTATACTCACTATTTCTTCACTAAGAATAGTGCTGATGTTCCTAAAGAAGCTGCCAACTAAGAAGTGTCAGCTTAGCattagctcatctgaagcctgacccAAGGAACACATTTCTCATGATGATAAGCTCGGCTTATCCTCAACAAATTATAACATCTGAAGTCATCTACCTCTATAACAGAGCCTTGACACAGTTAAGATAATTTGTATCaccatattatataatatatatatatatatatatatatatatatatatatatatatatatatatatatatatatatatatattatatatatattatatatatattatatatatatatatatatattatatatatatatatatatatatatatatatatatatatatatatatatatatatatatatatatatatatatatatatataatatcccaTATCCAGCAACTCTACCCATTATATCTAGGTAAAATTATTGTTGTAATTGCTGtaattttaaaaatatattttaataattttatCTCTACATTATTATATATTGAAATTAGCAGAATATTTGTAATGCATTTTCTGTACTATTTACGCTCAAGAACTAGCGTCAAAAAATAGTTATTTGctaagctaaacgaactagagggttcagttcctgcaccgattatgtgcctctgtaatcctttacaccaccgcccacgggatgggtattgggtgcataataaagaaaaaaattgaatttaATTGCTTTTAGAAGACTAGAAATTTCTGAATCTTAGAGCCCCAAGTGTCCACTTTTCACAACTCAATAATGAAGCAAGACACTAGCAATAATATACAGGTATGAGACGAGTGAGGAGTAAGTCCCCCTGGTCTTGATATCCACTTGGATCAAGTACCAGCTCGACTTCCTAGACCACTGGCAGGAGCTGAGAGCCTCTGCGACTCAAGACGAATGACCGACAATCCATCATCATATTTCACCTCGTTATGGTGTTTTCTCCGCGCCTGCTAAATCATTCCTTCTGCTCACTCTTTCGTATTTAGAATTGCTTATGTCTTCCTCGCAGTATATTTCCCTCCCAGTCTTCTTCACTTAGTACAAGACATTCATGGATCGTATATAAATGATTACATTATGGAAAGAATTCAGTCTATAATGCCtggaaatatatattaataatagcgTTTACGGACATTAAAATGAAGTTAAAAAGTTACAACATAGCGAGTTACATCTATTCTGACCTTTCAAAAGAAAGCTTCTGGGAAAGTGGATAGTAGAATGTGTATATACACTGCTTCTAGAGTTTAGACTTAGCTAAAACCCCCCACctaatataccccccccccccccatgacttgagaatggtccaggacggaccgaaacgtcgtcgtcgtcccttcaccttctagtgtgtggtttggtcaactaactttagccacgttattgtgcctcatcgcctgcatacctcccccctccccagcacACTTGAGGAGCACCCTGCTGCCTCCCTGGCTCCGCTCTGGCCCGCTAATACACAACATTAACACACAGGGAATTAGAACTGACAAATTGGGCGAATAATGATGTAATTCAGTTAATAGAAGTCATAACACAGTCGAGATAGAAAGCCTCGTATATAATATATCACACGAATTATATATAATACGATTATATCACACGAATTATATATAATACGATTAAATAAAAAAAGAGTTTGCGAGCTGAAAATCACATTACGAAGCGTTTATATTGTAGAAGTTAAATGGAGACTAAACACAGCGCCCCTGGTCtatggcctgggggggggggggcagtaggtCGACCTCGacggggcagggggggggctCGAAAAAGCtaaaacgtgtatgaatacactctggcttcctgtccccctaaCACTGATAACGACGGCCAGTCCACACTGATAACGACGGCCAGTCCACACTGATAACGACGGCCAGTCCACGCTGATAACGACGGCCAGTCCACGCTGATAACGACGGCCAGTCCACGCTGATAACGACGGCCAGTCCACGCTGATAACGACGGCCAGTCCACGCTGATAACGACGGCCAGTCCACACTGACAACGACGGCCAGTCCACACTGACAACGACGGTCAGTCCACACTGATAACGACGGTCAGTCCACACTGATAACGACGGTCAGTCCACACTGATAACGACGGTCAGTCCACACTGATAACGACGGTCAGTCCACACTGATAACGACGGTCAGTCCACACTGATAACGACGGCCAGTCCACGCTGATAACGACGGCCAGTCCACGCTGATAACGACGGTCAGTCCACACTGATAACGACGGTCAGTCCACACTGATAACGACGGTCAGTCCACCCTGATAACGCAAGAAGGTTGATAAAGCATCAGTGATGGGATGGAGACGCCAGGAGATGACtgaggaaagaaagaaagattaAGATGCAGCTTCCAGCGGAGATGGTGATGATCATCGGATGGGGAGGCGGGAGAGGTGccgcagggtgggggggggggggtgccgcaGGGTGGGAGAGGTGCCGCAGGGTGGGAGAGGTGCCGCAGGGTGGGGGGTGAGGTGCCGCAGGGGGGTGGACCGGCTCAATATCTACGAGTGGAAAAATGACGCAAAATGGACAGTAGCGGAATTGACGGGTTGATAACGTGGACAAAGACAAAGCCTGAGCTGAGGGATGAGTTGATCTAGTTGATTGATGGTTATATTATACAACTCCGAGTCCCTCCTATCACGGTACTCTGAAATGCTGGCGAGAATAGGTCCAGAAATTTAGCTTCAATGCAAATTTACCTAAGCGAGCTATAATGGAAATTAGCCATTTGCAGCGGGAATAGTTTGCAAAATTGGCCAGGATTTCtggtctcctctcctctctctcggaTCTTTTCAACATCAATAACTTAATGGAGGCCTGCGGAATGTAATGATACGATTTAATATTTGGAAGTGATTCCCAGCAATTTATATTCTGGAATCCGTCTCTCAGATGTTCAAGAAGTGGTGAG
The DNA window shown above is from Procambarus clarkii isolate CNS0578487 chromosome 82, FALCON_Pclarkii_2.0, whole genome shotgun sequence and carries:
- the LOC138358164 gene encoding golgin subfamily A member 6-like protein 2; protein product: MEPRHRECGPRGQDAGARTQGARTQGSGRRARTQNQDAGARTQGSGRRARTQEPGRRARTQNQDAGVRTQGPGRREQDAGTRTQGSGRRARTQNQDAGARTQGSGRRARTQNQDAGVRTQGPGRRGQNVGPGRRNQDAGVRTQGTGRRDQDAGVRTQSQDAESGRRGQDAGVRTQGPGRREQDAGTRTQGSGRRARTQNQDAGARTQGSGRRARTQEPGRRARTQNQDAGVRTQGPGRRGQNVGPGRRNQDAGPGRRIRTQGPGFRMNITDRDFELEASINGGPVAPSMVAPWLHQWWPHGSINGGPMAPSMVAPWLHQWWPRGSINGGPVAPSMVAPWLHQWWPRGSINGGPVAPSMVAPWLHQWWPRGSINGGPVAPSMVAPWLHQWWPRGSINGGPVAPSMVAPWLHQWWPRGSINGGPVASSMVAPWLRVDNGPGDWG